A portion of the Lolium rigidum isolate FL_2022 chromosome 1, APGP_CSIRO_Lrig_0.1, whole genome shotgun sequence genome contains these proteins:
- the LOC124679602 gene encoding cytochrome P450 78A9-like — translation MAPSDDCGWLLYVSLAAKCGGEPYRVAGFVTVLLAACVITALLHWTSPGGAAWGRYRWTRKQALGIACIPGPRGLPVIGSMGLMTGLAHRKLAAAAACGDGGRRRRLMAFSVGETRMVVTADPDVARDLLASPAFADRPVKESAYGLLFHRAIGFAPHGAYWRTLRRVASSHLFSPRQVASSASQRAAIARQMVNAMQASVAVGGVVEARRFVKRASLHNVMWSVFGRRYELEAVSEEAAELRSLVDEGYALLGQLNWSDHLPWLAGLDLQRTRARCSALVPRVNRFVGRIIDEHRAPRDADLAVTDFTDVLLSLQGGDKLSDADMIAVLWEMIFRGTDTVAVVIEWVLARMVMHQDAQARVHEELDRVVGRRKAVTESDAASLVYLQAVIKEVLRLHPPGPLLSWARLATSDVDVGGFLVPAGTTAMVNMWAITHDPAVWTEPTEFRPDRFLAGPSRDHAAGAAEFSITGSDLRLAPFGSGRRSCPGKSLAIATVGFWVATLLHEFEWMPPSSDGHGVDLSEVLGLSCEMAAPLEARLRPRRAV, via the exons ATGGCTCCGTCGGACGACTGCGGCTGGCTGCTGTACGTCTCCCTGGCGGCGAAATGCGGCGGCGAGCCCTACCGCGTGGCCGGCTTCGTCACGGTCCTGCTCGCCGCCTGCGTCATCACGGCGCTCCTGCActggacgtccccgggcggcgcggcgtggggGAGGTACCGCTGGACGAGGAAGCAGGCTCTGGGCATTGCCTGCATCCCGGGCCCTCGTGGCCTCCCCGTGATCGGCAGCATGGGCCTCATGACCGGCCTCGCGCACCGCAAGctcgcggccgcggcggcgtgcGGGGACGGCGGCAGGCGCCGGCGGCTCATGGCGTTCTCGGTCGGGGAGACGCGGATGGTGGTGACCGCCGACCCGGACGTGGCCAGGGACCTGCTGGCCAGCCCggccttcgccgaccggcccgtcAAGGAGTCCGCGTACGGGCTCTTGTTCCACCGCGCCATCGGCTTCGCCCCACACGGCGCCTACTGGCGCACGCTCCGCCGCGTCGCCTCGTCCCACCTCTTCTCGCCTAGGCAGGTGGCCTCCTCGGCCTCGCAGCGCGCCGCCATCGCGCGCCAGATGGTGAACGCCATGCAGGCGTCGGTCGCGGTCGGCGGCGTCGTCGAGGCCCGGCGGTTCGTGAAGCGCGCGTCGCTGCACAACGTCATGTGGTCGGTGTTCGGCCGCAGGTACGAGCTGGAGGCCGTCAGCGAGGAGGCCGCGGAGCTGAGGAGCCTGGTCGACGAAGGCTACGCCCTCCTCGGCCAGCTCAACTGGTCCGACCACCTCCCGTGGCTCGCGGGCTTAGACCTGCAGAGGACCCGCGCCAGGTGCTCAGCCCTCGTCCCCCGAGTCAACCGCTTCGTCGGCCGGATCATCGACGAGCACCGCGCGCCACGAGACGCCGACCTGGCCGTGACGGACTTCACCGACGTCCTGCTCTCGCTCCAAGGCGGCGACAAGCTCTCTGACGCCGACATGATCGCCGTGCTCTGG GAGATGATCTTCCGTGGCACGgacacggtggcggtggtgatcgAGTGGGTGCTGGCCCGAATGGTGATGCACCAGGACGCGCAGGCGAGGGTCCATGAGGAGCTGGACCGGGTGGTCGGGCGGCGCAAGGCCGTGACCGAGTCGGACGCCGCCTCGCTCGTCTACCTCCAGGCCGTCATCAAGGAGGTGCTGCGCCTGCACCCGCCGGGCCCGCTGCTCTCCTGGGCGCGCCTCGCCACGTCGGACGTCGACGTGGGCGGCTTCCTCGTCCCCGCCGGGACAACCGCCATGGTGAACATGTGGGCCATAACGCACGACCCGGCCGTCTGGACAGAGCCGACAGAGTTCAGGCCAGACAGGTTCCTCGCCGGACCGTCGCGGGatcacgccgccggcgccgccgagtTCTCCATAACGGGCTCGGACCTCAGGCTCGCACCGTTCGGGTCGGGCAGGCGGAGCTGCCCCGGCAAGTCgctcgccatcgccaccgtcggGTTCTGGGTCGCCACGCTACTGCATGAGTTCGAGTGGATGCCGCCGTCGTCTGATGGACATGGCGTCGATCTCTCGGAGGTGCTTGGGCTGTCCTGCGAAATGGCGGCCCCGCTGGAGGCAAGGCTCAGGCCGAGGCGTGCCGTCTGA